From Nicotiana tabacum cultivar K326 chromosome 15, ASM71507v2, whole genome shotgun sequence, the proteins below share one genomic window:
- the LOC107782380 gene encoding LRR receptor-like serine/threonine-protein kinase FEI 1 isoform X1: protein MGSFYLKLQELLLLSVLLFFIVVEVAQALSPDGQALVNFRTAIPSSDGVLTHWRPEDADPCGWKGVKCDLKSKRVISLILSNHKLSGPISSDIGKLDSLQILALHGNNLYGSIPPELGNCTGLKSLFLQGNYLSGSIPDELGNLSKLENLDLSSNSLSGNIPASLGKLTNLASFNVSTNFLVGQIPSDGRLANFGNESFLGNRKLCGHQVNVVCDAGGPTSFSQPPISAENQNKKKYSGRLLISASATVGALLLVALMCFWGCFLYKRLGKNDGRGLAVDVGAGASIVMFHGDLPYSSKDIIKKLEALNEEHIIGSGGFGTVYKLAMDDGNVFALKRIVKMNEGFDRFFERELEILGSIKHRYLVNLRGYCNSPTSKLLIYDFLSGGSLDEVLHERSEQLDWDARLTIIMGAAKGLAYLHHDCSPRIIHRDIKSSNILLDGNFEARVSDFGLAKLLEDEESHITTIVAGTFGYLAPEYMQSGRATEKTDVYSFGVLVLEVVSGKRPTDATFIEKGLNIVGWLNFLATESRQREIVDPHCERVQTESLDALLSVATQCVSSNPEERPTMHRVVQILESEVMTPCPSDFYDSNSD from the exons ATGGGCAGCTTCTATCTGAAATTGCAGGAGCTGTTGCTTTTAAGCGTACTGTTATTTTTCATTGTTGTAGAAGTTGCACAAGCTCTCAGTCCTGATG GTCAAGCACTTGTTAATTTTAGGACCGCAATACCAAGTTCAGACGGTGTTCTTACGCATTGGAGACCAGAAGATGCTGATCCATGTGGCTGGAAAGGCGTGAAGTGTGACCTGAAGTCTAAGAGAGTTATATCCTT GATCCTCTCCAATCACAAGCTAAGTGGACCTATTTCATCAGATATTGGGAAGCTAGACAGTTTGCAGATTCT AGCTCTTCATGGGAACAACCTCTATGGGAGTATACCCCCTGAATTAGGAAATTGTACAGGGCTGAAATCTTT ATTTCTGCAGGGCAATTATTTAAGCGGATCGATTCCCGATGAGTTGGGGAACCTTTCTAAGCTTGAGAACCT AGATCTTTCAAGCAACTCGCTCAGCGGAAACATCCCTGCATCACTTGGGAAGCTGACAAATCTTGCCTCTTT CAATGTATCAACTAATTTTCTGGTTGGGCAAATACCTAGTGATGGGCGCCTTGCCAACTTTGGAAATGAATC CTTTCTCGGAAATCGTAAATTGTGCGGCCATCAAGTTAATGTGGTGTGCGATGCCGGAGGTCCTACATCATTTTCTCAGCCCCCCATTTCAG CCGAAAACCAAAATAAGAAGAAGTATTCTGGTCGACTACTCATAAGTGCCTCTGCAACTGTTGGGGCACTGCTACTGGTGGCGctgatgtgtttctggggctgtTTCCTCTACAAGAGACTGGGTAAAAATGACGGCAGAGGCCTTGCAGTGGATGTTGGTGCAG GTGCATCCATTGTGATGTTTCATGGAGATTTGCCTTACTCTTCGAAAGATATCATCAAAAAGTTGGAGGCTTTGAATGAAGAACACATAATTGGTTCTGGGGGATTTGGTACCGTTTACAAGCTTGCAATGGACGATGGCAATGTGTTTGCTTTAAAAAGAATTGTTAAGATGAATGAGggatttgatagattttttgaaaGAGAGCTTGAAATTCTCGGAAGCATTAAACACCGTTATCTGGTTAATTTGCGAGGATATTGCAATTCTCCAACATCAAAGTTGTTGATATATGACTTCTTATCCGGAGGTAGCTTAGATGAAGTTCTGCATG AGAGATCTGAACAACTAGACTGGGATGCACGGTTGACTATTATAATGGGAGCTGCAAAAGGGCTGGCATATTTACATCATGATTGTTCCCCTAGAATAATACACCGAGACATAAAGTCTAGTAACATTTTGCTTGATGGAAATTTTGAGGCTCGGGTATCTGATTTTGGACTGGCCAAGTTGTTGGAGGATGAGGAGTCTCATATCACAACCATTGTGGCTGGCACCTTTGGTTATTTGGCTCCAG AGTACATGCAGAGTGGTAGAGCTACAGAAAAGACTGATGTTTATAGTTTTGGAGTTCTGGTTCTTGAAGTAGTAAGTGGGAAGCGGCCCACTGATGCAACATTCATTGAGAAGGGCCTCAACATTGTTGGCTGG TTGAATTTTCTAGCTACTGAGAGTAGACAACGGGAGATAGTTGATCCACATTGTGAACGGGTACAGACGGAAAGCTTGGATGCCCTGCTTTCAGTTGCCACACAATGCGTCTCTTCGAATCCTGAGGAGAGGCCCACAATGCACAGAGTTGTACAGATTCTTGAATCTGAAGTCATGACACCTTGCCCCAGTGACTTCTATGATTCAAACTCCGATTGA
- the LOC107782380 gene encoding LRR receptor-like serine/threonine-protein kinase FEI 1 isoform X2 — protein MGSFYLKLQELLLLSVLLFFIVVEVAQALSPDGQALVNFRTAIPSSDGVLTHWRPEDADPCGWKGVKCDLKSKRVISLILSNHKLSGPISSDIGKLDSLQILFLQGNYLSGSIPDELGNLSKLENLDLSSNSLSGNIPASLGKLTNLASFNVSTNFLVGQIPSDGRLANFGNESFLGNRKLCGHQVNVVCDAGGPTSFSQPPISAENQNKKKYSGRLLISASATVGALLLVALMCFWGCFLYKRLGKNDGRGLAVDVGAGASIVMFHGDLPYSSKDIIKKLEALNEEHIIGSGGFGTVYKLAMDDGNVFALKRIVKMNEGFDRFFERELEILGSIKHRYLVNLRGYCNSPTSKLLIYDFLSGGSLDEVLHERSEQLDWDARLTIIMGAAKGLAYLHHDCSPRIIHRDIKSSNILLDGNFEARVSDFGLAKLLEDEESHITTIVAGTFGYLAPEYMQSGRATEKTDVYSFGVLVLEVVSGKRPTDATFIEKGLNIVGWLNFLATESRQREIVDPHCERVQTESLDALLSVATQCVSSNPEERPTMHRVVQILESEVMTPCPSDFYDSNSD, from the exons ATGGGCAGCTTCTATCTGAAATTGCAGGAGCTGTTGCTTTTAAGCGTACTGTTATTTTTCATTGTTGTAGAAGTTGCACAAGCTCTCAGTCCTGATG GTCAAGCACTTGTTAATTTTAGGACCGCAATACCAAGTTCAGACGGTGTTCTTACGCATTGGAGACCAGAAGATGCTGATCCATGTGGCTGGAAAGGCGTGAAGTGTGACCTGAAGTCTAAGAGAGTTATATCCTT GATCCTCTCCAATCACAAGCTAAGTGGACCTATTTCATCAGATATTGGGAAGCTAGACAGTTTGCAGATTCT ATTTCTGCAGGGCAATTATTTAAGCGGATCGATTCCCGATGAGTTGGGGAACCTTTCTAAGCTTGAGAACCT AGATCTTTCAAGCAACTCGCTCAGCGGAAACATCCCTGCATCACTTGGGAAGCTGACAAATCTTGCCTCTTT CAATGTATCAACTAATTTTCTGGTTGGGCAAATACCTAGTGATGGGCGCCTTGCCAACTTTGGAAATGAATC CTTTCTCGGAAATCGTAAATTGTGCGGCCATCAAGTTAATGTGGTGTGCGATGCCGGAGGTCCTACATCATTTTCTCAGCCCCCCATTTCAG CCGAAAACCAAAATAAGAAGAAGTATTCTGGTCGACTACTCATAAGTGCCTCTGCAACTGTTGGGGCACTGCTACTGGTGGCGctgatgtgtttctggggctgtTTCCTCTACAAGAGACTGGGTAAAAATGACGGCAGAGGCCTTGCAGTGGATGTTGGTGCAG GTGCATCCATTGTGATGTTTCATGGAGATTTGCCTTACTCTTCGAAAGATATCATCAAAAAGTTGGAGGCTTTGAATGAAGAACACATAATTGGTTCTGGGGGATTTGGTACCGTTTACAAGCTTGCAATGGACGATGGCAATGTGTTTGCTTTAAAAAGAATTGTTAAGATGAATGAGggatttgatagattttttgaaaGAGAGCTTGAAATTCTCGGAAGCATTAAACACCGTTATCTGGTTAATTTGCGAGGATATTGCAATTCTCCAACATCAAAGTTGTTGATATATGACTTCTTATCCGGAGGTAGCTTAGATGAAGTTCTGCATG AGAGATCTGAACAACTAGACTGGGATGCACGGTTGACTATTATAATGGGAGCTGCAAAAGGGCTGGCATATTTACATCATGATTGTTCCCCTAGAATAATACACCGAGACATAAAGTCTAGTAACATTTTGCTTGATGGAAATTTTGAGGCTCGGGTATCTGATTTTGGACTGGCCAAGTTGTTGGAGGATGAGGAGTCTCATATCACAACCATTGTGGCTGGCACCTTTGGTTATTTGGCTCCAG AGTACATGCAGAGTGGTAGAGCTACAGAAAAGACTGATGTTTATAGTTTTGGAGTTCTGGTTCTTGAAGTAGTAAGTGGGAAGCGGCCCACTGATGCAACATTCATTGAGAAGGGCCTCAACATTGTTGGCTGG TTGAATTTTCTAGCTACTGAGAGTAGACAACGGGAGATAGTTGATCCACATTGTGAACGGGTACAGACGGAAAGCTTGGATGCCCTGCTTTCAGTTGCCACACAATGCGTCTCTTCGAATCCTGAGGAGAGGCCCACAATGCACAGAGTTGTACAGATTCTTGAATCTGAAGTCATGACACCTTGCCCCAGTGACTTCTATGATTCAAACTCCGATTGA